Below is a window of Xiphophorus couchianus chromosome 1, X_couchianus-1.0, whole genome shotgun sequence DNA.
CAAAGGAGTAGGTACACCAGGAGTTTCTCTGTGATCTTTTTGATATAACTAATAGTTTTTAGTTGATTGAATCAATAACTAGATGTTCCTGTTCTGTAGATGTTTGTAGATTCTGCGGATACGCAAACAgaggctgcaaaaaaaaaagagagaaaagaaaagcaggataAGTCGGATCAGAGTAGGGCGAGAAGTGGGTAGGAAGGAGCAgtaatactttgttttttattctcttctgTTCTCATcatgtaaatcactttgaattgccttgttcctgaaatgtgctatacaataAACTTGCTTAAACGGCtggtggggaaaaaatggaGCTGAAACTTTTTCTCTCCAGTTACATCTTGTCTTTCTATTGAGGCTAGGAAAACAGCAGTGTCTTGAGCTTGTCTGTTTTTGCTTGATTACGGAAATGTCATTTATATAAATTCCTTGTCAAAAACTTTGAATACTCTTGACACAGTCTACCATTGACATATCCTCATTCTTAAATCTGTTCTTGGCTTTCTTCCCTCATATTGAACATCTCACGTCATCTAGAGACATTTTGGATTTTACTACATCCAGTCACAGCATCTGTTCTTgttgatgaagccaaaaggatcACACCACGTTggtgaaaacattcaaatatttcacCCTTCAATGAAGGGAGGTATTGAGCGATTGATTCATTTTGGCTTCAGAAAGGTCATTCCCAAGCTCACGTCTTCTTTCAAAGCTTTGAGGAAAATGATAAGAAATTTCAGGCTTTCAATTAtgcagatgaaaaatgtttgaaagtcaCAGAGAGAATAATacgcgtgtttgtgtgtgatgtGTAATTTCGGTGTTTTCCTGCGTGTTGAACAGGAGTACCGCTCCAGGAAGCTGACCCGTCTGCGTAAACGCATTGAAGAGCAGCTGCGCTCTGCCGCCGCGCCGTCTCCCGAAAGTGTCTTCGGCGTTCCCCGCTCCGCCTCCGAGCTGTCTGACCTCTTGCACACCTTCAGAGGCTCCACCCCTTCTGACCTCATCCTTACCAAGGGCAGCCatttcacacacactcagaagTTTACCTTCACACAGGTGAGCGCCTCCGGACGAGTAGACGGAGCTCTGCAGAACGGGTTCAGCGCTAACTGTGCGTTGCTCCCGCAGGAGGCTGCGGCTGTACCGAGCCCAGTCCACACGGGGCGGCAGTCGGAGGGTGATGCTCAGCTCCGCCAGCAGGAGGAGCTGGCTgccctgcagcagcagtttcagcaGCTCTGCAGTGACGTCGACCTGATGGTGGCAGACATGAAGCACATGAGTGTCACTAATGCTCAGGTATTTCACGCAGCATTTACAGTAGATGTCCTTCTTCCTCACCAGTGTCACTGTGGGTCATGTGACCATGTTGGTATAAGATACTCGACCTGTGCAGGCGCAAGAATAATCATTCAGTGCTTTACTCATTCCCTCTAGCGGTCAGCAGAGATGGAATTAGCCTAATTTATAggaaataattgtattttattctgaaacttGGTGCTGTAAATGTAACTGTTtgagtatcaataaatatttgcgaaggaaaaaaaaagaagaagaaatagaaCTAGAGCTTTGGGCCTAACACCTCTGGGTGCACCCAatcagttttctggccgatcaccgatctttaaaaatctgatgCCAGCTTTGGCCAgtagagatttcttttttctcagaaaaaaagttgttaaatatagcaagaaagtcactaaGTTGGCAACGGTGGGGTGACTATTGGTAATCACACATTCAGACTAGACTTGGTCTGTCACTCAAACCTCAGTCACAAGGGGACAAAGGCTGTTTTTCAGACTTGCACAAAAGTAGATAAGATTGGTAATATGATTGGTTTCTCATGTGAGGATCAGCCGATCTCCCAAAGTGAAGGAAATCAGGGCAAATTTATTGCCCAACCGGTTAATCGCTGCAACTTCAATATGTTACAGCCCAAGTAATCTAGCAGAAGAATTTAAGTTAGTTGTAATGATAATGAAGGGAAATGAAAGAGGGGCTAAGTATTGAACACATGAAAATAATGTGCAAAAAGGcttagaaaaccaaaaaaaccagCTGAAATCTACCactatttaaaaagtaaaaaccttAATAAATTCCTCAAATATGTTAGAATCATggcaacactccaagtatgtttttgatgagggaataccATCAGAACACAATATAAGGCCCAAAAAAGTcaactttactttattttggtttcatagaaataaagtgaaactgcTAGATTAGCCCAGTCGGTCACCTGACATGTTCCCAGTTGAAAATCCTTTGAAAGAACTGAAAATCTGACATCCATAGAAAGGACTAgaacttttaaaatttagatAGAGTTTGTGTTAAGATCAGAGCGTTGTTTGGTGTAGATTCTACTGACCTCGACTGACGctgtcctgggttcgattcccagcctttTGAGAACTTAACAAAGTgttaaaacatctttaacaataaaaatgagttaaaaataCATGTGAATTGTTACTTCATACAGcatgtgtctttttcttttacccaAAGAATGGAGTACATTCCTctgtcttcagtttttatacCACTTTATGTCATGTGCGGATTAGTTCGCTTTGATAACTGGTATAAACTtcatatctttaaaaatattagaaacatattgacttaaaaaagctGCTTTGCTGGTAGGTATTTGATGAACTGAAGCAGAGGGAGAtggaaaatactaaaaatgaGGAGAAGACGCAGGTAAAGAAGAAAACTATTGATCTGTTGCCAGACGCAGACAACAACCTGCAGAAGCTTCAGGTAAGGAAGGATCTTGTGGAAACTCTTAGCCAGCCTCAGAGAAGCTCTTTTTCACTCCCCTGTTTCTGCTCGGCCCTGCAGTCCCAGGTGGAGGCCAGTGCCAACCGGGTGGTAAATCTGGCATCTCAGTGGGAAAAACATCGCGCTCCGCTCATTGAAGAACATCGCAGACTAAAAGAAATCTGCAGCACCAAGGATGTGAGTGGTGGAGTAGATATAACCTCTGCTCAGCCAGTTCTGGTGGCGCTGATGTTGCCTCTGCTTTCCACAGCTCGAGTCTTCCACAAAGCTTTCAGAGATCAATTCTCTGCACGACAAAATCTGTGCGGCCACAGCGGAGgcgaagaagaaagaagagtCGTACAAGCAGCTGGTATGTCTGCTAATTCTGCCTCATCAGTGGCTTTCTTGTTATGACTGTGTGATGAATGCATTCCTGTTTGTGAGACTAGAGAAGAGTTGCAGCTAGGGATATCTAGCGATATTAAAACTTGGACCAATAACcattttatattgtttacaGTTACGTGCTGCATCACCATCACCGTTACTAGACCAAACAAATATCACATAAGCAACCTCCTCCAGAAACAAagagcaacaagatggaaataaacaccAGTGATCAGTATCAGaccagctttttaaaatcagaccGATATGTTAGAAGCTGACTAATGTCTGCCGATACCGATATTGGTTCCAATATATCATGCATCCCTAGTTGCAGCTGCACCACAGTGCAGTATGTCTCATGACTAATTCTGGATTTTGGGTTTCTTCTCACTTATCTTTAGTCAGAAAAAGTATTcttgaaacaaattattttcacacGCAACACCTTCAGTAATTgcatgtgcttttttttttttaattcttttgcacaagcaaaatttttatttgattttgtgaTGACAATAAATCAAGCAATCTTTTAGACCTGTAGTGGTGTGAAGTGGCTTAGACCAGCTGTAGGCAGTGGACACATTGTAGATGTGGAGCTTTAAGTCAAATGCGACGTGTGGCACTGTTGGCCCGACTGACGCTGAAACGACCCCttagaagtttatttattcatgtgtttgttttatgtttgaccAGATTGGTTTCAAACTGGGTGTACTTGAGTCAGCCTTGTCCCTCTTCTCTACCTCTGAAGGTGACTGAATTGGAAAGCCTTCCCCAGGACGTGTCTCGATCAGCGTACACTCAGAGGATTTTAGAGATTGTTGGCAATATCAAAAAACAGAAGGAGGAAATTACTAAGGTGAGATTTGAAGAAGTTGGTGAAGAGCACAAGCTAATTCACAGATTTCTAGGATTCATGGAGTTGGTCACATTACATTGAGGAGAAATAATTTGGACTCTGTTGTGCCACCGTTGCTTTTTCACTCACCAACTTCTCGTGGGATCTCCTCAGATCCTGTCAGACACCAAGGAGCTGCAGAAGGAGATCAACAGCCTCACTGGGAAACTGGACCGGACGTTTGCTGTGACTGACGAGCTGGTCTTTAAGGTAGCAGGCTCGTCTCTCACTTCTCATAGACACTTTGCAAAAATCTTCAATCacactatcttttttttttttttcatggagcTGCTTCCAGGAATCGATAATGTATCTCTTTCTTGTTTCATTTAGAATAAATCCCTTTGCTGTTGTTCTGTTTAGGATGCCAAGAAAGATGAGTCTGTCCGCAAATCCTACAAGTACCTGGCTGCCTTACATGAGGTGCGTCACTGTGTCTGAGACCCTGATCTTTCTGTCGTCTGTGCTGGTTCATGTCAGGAAACGGTCTCCTGTTATGTCTCTGTCATTCACTACAGAACTGTAACCAGCTGATCCAAACCATTGAGGACACGGGAACAATTCTGAGAGAGATTCGAGATCTGGAGGAACAAGTAGGCTTCAGCAGACTTACCTCATGTTCCTTTTGTTGTGCTGAAGCAGTCAACTGCATCTGCCTGCCCACAACGTCGCTTTCTTTCTCCCTTACTCAAATGATCTTCTGCTAAAGTTCATTAAATGTCTTGAAATATAGTAACGTCCTTAAACaaagtctggaaaagtctgaGTAAAATGTGTACACCAACCGACCCCTAGTCATTTCTGGTGCCGCTGCCGTGTGGAGCCAATCTTATCCACCACTTTAGTATATTTTTACAAACCAGCCTCTGCCGTCCGCGCTCTGTTGTGAGAGACGGCTAACTGACAGACCCACCCACCAAGCCACATCTGCACTACAGATGCACCAATTCAATTTCACTATCTGTATCGGCCCCCATATTGAAAACAGTTCTAGATAGGGCACCAATCCAGATAATATTTAGAACGACTAATTTCACTTTCTCAACCGTTTGAAAAAACGTTTGTTGGAGTTTATTtgtacatgtttgaccaaggtggtcaaactattgtttttttcagtttctttattatttattttacactgttCTACTCGTAATTGCACTGACTGCGCTCACTGAACAAAGTTTTTGTGAAGCTCTTGGTGTTTGTatgtgtgctgtactggtgcagagttatcaaataaatgtgtaattcagtgcatttaattctttgtttaaaagaaataaacgtTTTAAGTTGATTTAGCtttagtttttctgtaatgAATCGGGATCACCACTCACTAAACCTCAGATGTATTGGttattggaagtgaaaaaacTAGATCGATACATCCTTAAGTCACTAATTTAGCGACTTTATTGTTATATCTCATGCCTTTTCAAACCCCTcgagctacttttttttttaaaacgtcaACAAATCTGCcaaactttttgtgttttttgagactgacattatttttgctgtatatCCAAATTCAAGCATACAAAACCTTAAGCGACAGCTTTTGCCATTTTATCAGGTGAATAGAAATTCTTTTCTCTGTGACTGATGTGTTGTTGTCTGACCGTTGTCTGCAGATTGAGACGGAAAACTGTAACAAAACCGTGACCAACCTGGAGAGGATCATGGACGACTACAAAGCGATCCGACAGGAGAACTCTGCACTGGCCGCCAAAGTCAGAGAGGGCTGAGAGGAGGCTCTGCTCCGCCGATGCCAACAGCCGGTGGTGTAAAGCAGTCTGAGCAGGACAGGAGCAGCTCTTCAGGTAGATGCTGTAGAGACTGAGGTTCGCTAACATGGAGACCGGCTGGTTTTTGTACCGTCGAAAAACCAGTAACGCTAATGCACATCATGAATGAATGGAGAGATGGATTTTGTCTCGTTCGTCTCAAACTGAATCTACAGAGGAGCTCTGATGGTCCATCCACTGGTTTGATTGTTTTGTGAAATGGGACTCTGGGCACAGCATACGGCGGCTTCATGATCTGTTTGCAGAGGCTCTTCTTTAGTGTCAAATTGTTTGATACATGAATTGATGTTTGATTTTCAGATGTTATGTGTTCTTTCTTGATCATATTTGAGCATAATATGTTGAACAAATGGAATTTGAATGTagttaaatggaaatgttttctaGATTCATCAGCAGAGTATTGTATACATGGTACCAGCTTAAATAAAGATGCCTTACAGATCCATggacttacttttttttaaccgACTTAATTGATACAGTGACAGTTATTTGAAATGTACGTTTAAACCCCAAAGTTATTCATGCTTATGGCAGATTTTGATTCGGTATATTTCCATGCCTTCAACTGATAACAAATGTCGTCTCAAGGTTCCCTATGATAAAAGTAAATCACATCATACATGGAGTCAATTACATTCAAAATTGATCCTAGTCATCAAAAAATCTGTCTAATTCAGTTTATGAATTAAATCAGTAAAAGGTCTTCAGGCTAAGGAAATCCTGTTTGATCCCATTGAATCACAGATTTGCAGCAATCTGtactgagcatgcatgtagccGCAGCGGAAAGGAAAACCTTCCTGTAACGGGAAAAACGCTCGAACGTGGCTCAGTGTTTGCGACCATCTGCCACAACCAGCTGGGGGTTATAAGATAGGTTATGactagaaaataataaaacatggagCTTTCCTTCAAAACCTAAACAATTAAAGGATAAGCTGGGCAGCAGAGATAAGTCCAAGTCATTGGAAGAATTACGCTCTCTAACCTTTTGAATCGACGATTAATAAGAGAGAAACGGGAAAGGAGCTTAAGAAACGTTGTTGGCATGTCAACCTCTTCTGCCAAGGTTCTCTCCTCCAGGCCAGACAAACTTCAGAGGAACCCCTGATTTGGTGTTCAAGACTGCTggaggaaggaaaacaacagTAGGACATTACAATGTCTACCAAACTTTCCGGGAGCCTGTCAATTGATCTGCAAATACCAGAGGGTGgccataaacaaaacaaaacaatccatCTCATGAGTTTCCAGATTTGGGCTACAAGGGAAACCTCATCGACtccaaattaataaaacaattccCCTGCCATGTCCCGTCCATGCATCTGCTCTTGACTGTAATCCTTTACCCGTCTTTACACCCAAAACCCAAAGATCCATCTTTACACCCATCTTTAATCACTTCAGAAACTCGTCACAAACTTGCCTTCTTGGTCTTTCCCTCTTTCCAGTCTACCTTGGTCTTATGCTAACCCTGATTGGTTCACCATAACACACACCTGAAATAGGAGAACAAGGTGGAGTCTACTGCCAGTTTCCATCCTGTTTCATGTTTCTCTG
It encodes the following:
- the ccdc22 gene encoding coiled-coil domain-containing protein 22 isoform X2, with protein sequence MEEVDKILIHALRQVGTEVGEDVDRLNQFTSELIVEAVVRCIRVIDPALGEGLPTSLPPGMSARFRVGMSLAQACQDVGYKGEIGYQTFLYSNEPEIRSLLMYLVEKMPRESSEASDQPTGKSAVLHRAIAAAISGQLAVSWVPLNCRLPLHCETQNKAASHSFHVRPLSSPHCTNGQKYLKEVKDYQRDFLLPVTAQLPSQTSMVSSILEQHTADLSSAQEWDTEWKSQGLLSRLTPQEYRSRKLTRLRKRIEEQLRSAAAPSPESVFGVPRSASELSDLLHTFRGSTPSDLILTKGSHFTHTQKFTFTQEAAAVPSPVHTGRQSEGDAQLRQQEELAALQQQFQQLCSDVDLMVADMKHMSVTNAQVFDELKQREMENTKNEEKTQVKKKTIDLLPDADNNLQKLQSQVEASANRVVNLASQWEKHRAPLIEEHRRLKEICSTKDLESSTKLSEINSLHDKICAATAEAKKKEESYKQLVTELESLPQDVSRSAYTQRILEIVGNIKKQKEEITKILSDTKELQKEINSLTGKLDRTFAVTDELVFKDAKKDESVRKSYKYLAALHENCNQLIQTIEDTGTILREIRDLEEQIETENCNKTVTNLERIMDDYKAIRQENSALAAKVREG
- the ccdc22 gene encoding coiled-coil domain-containing protein 22 isoform X1 — its product is MEEVDKILIHALRQVGTEVGEDVDRLNQFTSELIVEAVVRCIRVIDPALGEGLPTSLPPGMSARFRVGMSLAQACQDVGYKGEIGYQTFLYSNEPEIRSLLMYLVEKMPRESSEASDQPTGKSAVLHRAIAAAISGQLAVSWVPLNCRLPLHCETQNKAASHSFHVRPLSSPHCTNGQKYLKEVKDYQRDFLLPVTAQLPSQTSMVSSILEQHTADLSSAQEWDTEWKSQGLLSRLTPQEYRSRKLTRLRKRIEEQLRSAAAPSPESVFGVPRSASELSDLLHTFRGSTPSDLILTKGSHFTHTQKFTFTQVSASGRVDGALQNGFSANCALLPQEAAAVPSPVHTGRQSEGDAQLRQQEELAALQQQFQQLCSDVDLMVADMKHMSVTNAQVFDELKQREMENTKNEEKTQVKKKTIDLLPDADNNLQKLQSQVEASANRVVNLASQWEKHRAPLIEEHRRLKEICSTKDLESSTKLSEINSLHDKICAATAEAKKKEESYKQLVTELESLPQDVSRSAYTQRILEIVGNIKKQKEEITKILSDTKELQKEINSLTGKLDRTFAVTDELVFKDAKKDESVRKSYKYLAALHENCNQLIQTIEDTGTILREIRDLEEQIETENCNKTVTNLERIMDDYKAIRQENSALAAKVREG